A window from Rhizobium leguminosarum bv. trifolii WSM1325 encodes these proteins:
- a CDS encoding ABC transporter related (PFAM: ABC transporter related~SMART: AAA ATPase~KEGG: jan:Jann_3093 ABC transporter related), translating to MTVQSTEGSRNRRLQIANVSKAFAGVTVLKNVSLSADAGEIVALLGANGAGKSTLMKILSGVYTLDTGQIRIDDTARNISTPRDAVAAGIRLMPQELSVHPDLSVAENIALGSMPKRRFLGIPMIDQVAVDAQARALLKRLRLDHIEPGRRMGSLPLSEQRIVEIARALAGEARILIMDEPTASLSEADADNLFEVIEALKAQGVTIIYISHYLDEVFRLSDRIVVLRDGEVRGQFETRDTNRDEVLTAMLGSELGDLYPVKSKVLQDAKTVLSVDGLSLPGWLDGVALTVRRGEVFGVFGLIGSGAEKIGRAIYGAEPAAHAEAILLNDVDIGLSGPRKRVHSGIGFVAAERKRQGLIGNLSVRTNTTLPYLSLFTQSGVVDQKREDDSTREWIKTLRVNTSGPDQEIRLLSGGNQQKICLARWLLGNPNVLILEEPTRGVDLGARREIYMEIRRLAEAGLAILIVSSDAEEVAGLADRSLVLEDGKVVAELGQDATATDLMQAAEPRAALRDRNELEKT from the coding sequence ATGACCGTCCAGAGCACCGAAGGGAGCCGCAATCGGCGGCTCCAGATCGCCAATGTCAGCAAAGCATTTGCCGGCGTGACGGTACTGAAGAACGTGTCGCTTTCTGCCGATGCGGGCGAGATCGTGGCGCTTCTTGGCGCCAATGGCGCGGGTAAGTCTACGCTCATGAAAATCCTCTCCGGTGTCTACACGCTGGACACCGGACAGATTAGAATTGACGACACGGCCAGGAATATCTCCACGCCTCGGGATGCCGTTGCGGCCGGCATCCGGCTGATGCCGCAGGAGCTTTCCGTACATCCGGACCTTTCGGTCGCCGAAAACATCGCGCTTGGCTCCATGCCGAAGCGCCGCTTTTTGGGTATTCCGATGATCGATCAGGTGGCCGTCGACGCACAGGCGCGGGCGCTCCTGAAGCGATTGCGGCTCGACCATATCGAGCCCGGCCGGCGCATGGGCTCGCTGCCATTGTCCGAACAGCGCATTGTCGAAATCGCCCGCGCGCTGGCCGGCGAGGCGCGGATCCTGATCATGGACGAGCCGACGGCGTCGCTGAGTGAGGCAGATGCCGACAATCTGTTCGAGGTCATCGAGGCCCTGAAAGCCCAAGGCGTCACCATCATCTATATTTCGCATTATCTTGACGAGGTCTTCCGGCTAAGCGACCGTATCGTTGTCTTGCGTGACGGCGAGGTCCGAGGTCAGTTCGAAACCCGCGACACCAATCGCGACGAAGTTCTGACGGCGATGCTCGGCAGCGAACTCGGCGACCTCTACCCCGTAAAATCGAAAGTGCTTCAGGACGCAAAGACCGTCCTGTCCGTCGATGGACTGTCACTTCCCGGATGGCTCGACGGCGTGGCATTGACCGTGCGACGCGGCGAGGTTTTCGGCGTCTTCGGCCTTATCGGCTCCGGCGCCGAGAAAATAGGCCGGGCAATCTATGGCGCCGAGCCTGCCGCCCATGCCGAGGCCATTCTGCTGAACGATGTGGACATTGGTCTCTCTGGGCCGCGAAAGAGAGTGCATAGCGGCATCGGGTTCGTGGCCGCAGAGCGAAAGCGCCAGGGCCTGATTGGCAATTTGTCGGTGCGAACCAACACGACACTGCCCTATCTCAGCCTGTTCACGCAATCCGGCGTTGTCGACCAAAAGCGGGAAGACGACAGCACCCGTGAATGGATCAAAACCCTGCGGGTCAATACCTCAGGTCCGGACCAAGAGATCCGCCTTCTGTCCGGCGGCAATCAGCAGAAGATCTGCCTTGCGCGTTGGCTGCTCGGAAACCCGAATGTTCTGATCCTCGAAGAGCCGACACGCGGGGTCGATCTTGGTGCCCGGCGCGAGATCTACATGGAAATCCGTCGGCTGGCGGAGGCGGGGCTGGCGATCCTGATCGTCTCCTCGGATGCGGAAGAGGTGGCGGGGCTCGCAGATCGCAGCCTCGTACTCGAGGATGGCAAGGTCGTCGCCGAGCTTGGGCAGGACGCAACAGCGACGGATCTGATGCAGGCAGCCGAGCCACGGGCAGCCCTCCGCGATAGGAATGAACTGGAGAAAACATGA
- a CDS encoding inner-membrane translocator (PFAM: inner-membrane translocator~KEGG: jan:Jann_3092 inner-membrane translocator) codes for MTNSSSIPAASESSKRSANSLSDLLGRPAAGIALLLVFYVLLLIAFSVFSPYFLTLSNLSNIGTNMAFIGLMAAAGTPLIIGGGLDLSVAAVAGLAGVIVALMHAKGINIWAGCVTALIIGCAVGVLNGFIVTRLKLNPLIATLGTMSIFSGLSMVLTGGLSKPLFIPAFNWLGSGRLFGIPFPIILMLLVFIALWLILSKTPFGRFVYASGGNPEASSLLGVPVERTQMVLYVVSGLSGAAAGLILAAMLGAAAPNAAGQHLLTIIAAIILGGTSLFGGRGSVWGTLIAVLILGTLNNGLTLMNVSSFWQDVTRGVVLLMAVGLDQLRVRLQS; via the coding sequence ATGACCAACTCGTCTTCCATTCCCGCAGCGTCGGAATCGTCGAAGAGGTCGGCAAATTCACTCAGCGACCTTCTTGGCCGCCCGGCCGCCGGCATCGCTCTCTTGCTGGTGTTCTACGTCCTGCTGCTGATCGCCTTTTCGGTTTTCTCCCCCTATTTCCTGACGCTGAGCAACCTGTCCAACATCGGCACCAACATGGCCTTCATCGGGCTGATGGCAGCCGCGGGCACCCCGCTGATCATCGGCGGAGGGCTCGATCTGTCCGTCGCCGCCGTCGCCGGTCTTGCCGGCGTCATTGTGGCGCTGATGCATGCCAAGGGAATCAACATCTGGGCGGGCTGCGTCACCGCTCTCATCATCGGCTGCGCGGTCGGCGTCCTGAACGGCTTCATCGTCACCCGACTGAAGCTCAACCCGCTCATCGCCACGCTCGGCACAATGAGCATCTTTTCCGGCCTCTCCATGGTGCTGACGGGCGGCCTTTCGAAGCCGCTATTCATTCCGGCTTTCAACTGGCTCGGGTCAGGGCGTCTCTTTGGAATCCCGTTTCCGATCATCCTGATGCTGTTGGTCTTCATCGCACTTTGGCTGATCCTGTCGAAGACACCGTTCGGACGCTTCGTCTATGCGAGCGGCGGCAATCCGGAAGCAAGCAGCCTGCTCGGCGTGCCCGTCGAGCGGACCCAGATGGTGCTCTATGTCGTCTCCGGCCTTTCGGGAGCGGCAGCTGGCCTCATCCTCGCAGCAATGCTCGGCGCCGCAGCACCCAACGCCGCAGGCCAGCACCTGCTCACCATCATCGCCGCCATCATCCTTGGTGGCACCAGCCTCTTTGGTGGACGCGGCAGCGTCTGGGGCACGCTGATTGCCGTTTTGATCCTCGGCACGCTGAACAACGGCCTGACGCTGATGAACGTGTCCTCCTTCTGGCAGGACGTGACCCGAGGCGTCGTCCTTCTAATGGCCGTCGGCCTCGATCAGCTTCGCGTGCGCCTGCAGAGCTGA
- a CDS encoding putative L-arabinose isomerase protein (KEGG: sme:SM_b21420 putative L-arabinose isomerase protein) — MSERPLKAGLFGIGLEAYWSQFNGLEARLRGYVDTVEAKLARPGVEVVNLGLIDTPEKAIEAGHQFRQADVDIIFLYITTYALSSTVLPVVRRAKVPVIILNLQPTAAIDYATFNALGDRTAMTGDWLAHCSACPVPEIANVFRRAGISFHQVTGVLTGDPVVENEIDGWIEAARVAHVMAHNRLGVMGRYYNGMLDIYSDLTAQAAAFGTHIEVLEIDELAQLRRDLSEEDVSTCLATIIAEFDVQPDCDPKELARAAKTAVALRKLVDKKSLGSLAYYYESQPGHEYEDIITSVIVGCSMLTASGVPVSGEYEIKNAQAMKIMDSFGAGGSFTEYYAMDFAADVVLMGHDGPGHTKIAQGRTKIRPLNVFHGKVGSGVSVEMSVQHGPVTLLSIVEDAGNIRLLCAEGASVAGPILEIGNTNSRYRFPLGARRFVETWNAQGPAHHCAVGVGHIAGRIEKLGKLLDLDVVKVC; from the coding sequence ATGTCTGAACGCCCCTTGAAGGCCGGCCTTTTCGGTATCGGTCTGGAGGCCTATTGGTCGCAATTCAACGGTCTGGAAGCGCGGTTGCGCGGCTATGTCGATACCGTCGAGGCAAAGCTTGCGCGCCCAGGCGTCGAGGTCGTCAACCTCGGGCTGATCGACACGCCCGAAAAGGCGATCGAGGCCGGTCACCAGTTTCGCCAGGCCGATGTCGATATCATCTTTCTCTACATCACCACCTATGCGTTGTCGTCGACGGTTCTTCCAGTGGTCCGTCGCGCCAAGGTTCCGGTGATCATCCTCAATCTGCAGCCGACCGCAGCCATCGACTATGCCACTTTCAACGCCCTCGGCGATCGGACAGCGATGACCGGCGACTGGCTGGCGCATTGCTCTGCCTGCCCCGTCCCCGAAATCGCCAATGTCTTCCGTCGAGCGGGCATCAGCTTTCACCAGGTGACCGGCGTTCTCACCGGCGATCCCGTCGTCGAAAACGAGATCGACGGCTGGATCGAGGCCGCCCGCGTCGCACATGTGATGGCGCATAACCGGCTCGGCGTCATGGGCCGCTACTACAACGGCATGCTGGATATCTATTCAGATCTCACCGCGCAGGCAGCGGCCTTCGGCACCCATATCGAGGTGCTGGAAATCGACGAACTGGCGCAGTTGCGGCGTGATTTGAGCGAGGAAGACGTCTCCACCTGCTTGGCGACGATCATCGCCGAATTCGATGTCCAGCCGGATTGCGACCCCAAAGAACTGGCACGTGCGGCAAAGACCGCCGTGGCGCTTCGCAAGCTGGTCGATAAGAAATCGCTCGGCTCACTTGCCTATTACTACGAATCCCAGCCCGGCCACGAATATGAGGATATCATCACCTCGGTCATCGTCGGCTGTTCGATGTTAACGGCCAGCGGCGTGCCGGTTTCCGGCGAATATGAGATCAAGAACGCCCAGGCGATGAAAATCATGGACAGCTTCGGTGCGGGCGGCTCATTCACCGAGTATTATGCCATGGATTTCGCCGCAGATGTCGTGCTGATGGGGCATGACGGGCCGGGGCATACGAAAATTGCCCAGGGGCGTACGAAGATCCGGCCCCTCAACGTTTTTCACGGCAAGGTCGGCTCTGGCGTCAGCGTTGAAATGTCGGTTCAGCACGGGCCGGTGACGCTGCTCTCTATCGTCGAAGACGCCGGCAACATCAGGCTGCTTTGCGCCGAAGGCGCCTCTGTGGCGGGCCCGATCCTCGAAATCGGCAACACCAACAGCCGTTATCGATTTCCACTTGGAGCCCGGCGCTTTGTTGAGACGTGGAACGCGCAGGGACCTGCCCACCATTGCGCAGTTGGCGTCGGACACATTGCCGGGCGCATCGAGAAGCTTGGAAAACTCCTGGATCTGGACGTCGTAAAAGTCTGCTGA
- a CDS encoding transcriptional regulator, XRE family (PFAM: helix-turn-helix domain protein~SMART: helix-turn-helix domain protein~KEGG: rec:RHECIAT_PC0000157 probable transcriptional regulator protein), protein MNVKTANAIDSYVGARIRMRRQLLGMSQERLGEQIGVTFQQVQKYEKGINRIGASRLQRIAEVLQTSPSFFFEQENSEPLTLQGLDLSANMEPVAEFLRTKEGLVLNRAFLKIADSNIRETVIALVKAMAQAESRGVTLGASVADITLPLGE, encoded by the coding sequence ATGAATGTCAAGACAGCGAATGCAATAGACAGCTATGTCGGAGCGCGCATCAGAATGCGCCGGCAGTTGCTCGGGATGAGCCAGGAACGGCTTGGCGAGCAGATTGGCGTGACCTTTCAGCAGGTTCAGAAGTACGAGAAGGGCATCAACCGCATCGGCGCCAGCCGGCTGCAGCGGATCGCCGAGGTGCTTCAGACGTCGCCAAGCTTCTTCTTCGAGCAGGAGAATTCCGAGCCGTTGACGCTGCAAGGGCTGGATCTATCCGCGAATATGGAACCGGTCGCTGAATTCCTGCGAACGAAAGAGGGATTGGTGCTCAATCGCGCTTTTCTAAAGATCGCCGACAGCAATATCCGCGAAACGGTCATCGCATTGGTGAAGGCGATGGCGCAGGCGGAAAGTCGCGGCGTAACATTGGGAGCCTCCGTAGCGGATATCACTCTTCCGCTCGGAGAGTAA
- a CDS encoding major facilitator superfamily MFS_1 (PFAM: major facilitator superfamily MFS_1~KEGG: ret:RHE_PB00161 fosmidomycin antibiotic resistence permease protein), producing MATVAESAPRFEKTTMSILMAVSFCHMLNDIMQSLLASLYPLFKANYDLDFVQIGLLTMTFQVTASLLQPLVGIVTDRWPMPYSLPVGMASTFCGLILLGNAGSFTLLLVAASLIGFGSAVFHPESSRVARLASGGRHGFAQSFFQVGGNAGQAIGPLLAAFIVLPLGQHSVSWFAAIAMVGMVVLSWVGNWYISHRRQNASKPAISRTLPLPQNRVVWALLILVLLTATKNVYMASVSSYFTFYVIDKFELSVQQAQLMLFLFLGSVAVGTFLGGPIGDRFGARFVIWFSILGVIPFALLLPYANLFWTGVLSVVIGLIFASAFSAIVVFAQELVPGRVGLIAGVFFGFAFGAGGLGAALLGSFADTHGIDFVYRICSYLPLLGLLTVFLPRIPKQKPV from the coding sequence ATGGCAACCGTTGCCGAGAGCGCGCCTCGTTTCGAAAAAACAACCATGTCTATCCTGATGGCGGTCAGCTTCTGCCACATGTTGAACGACATCATGCAGTCGCTGCTCGCCTCACTCTATCCGCTGTTCAAGGCGAACTACGATCTCGATTTCGTGCAGATCGGCCTCCTCACCATGACGTTCCAGGTCACGGCTTCGCTGCTGCAGCCGCTGGTCGGCATCGTCACCGACCGCTGGCCGATGCCCTATTCGCTGCCGGTCGGCATGGCCAGCACCTTTTGCGGCCTCATTCTGCTCGGCAATGCCGGCAGCTTCACCCTGCTACTGGTTGCCGCAAGCCTGATCGGCTTCGGCTCGGCGGTCTTCCACCCGGAATCTTCGCGTGTTGCCCGTCTTGCCTCTGGCGGCCGCCACGGTTTCGCACAATCCTTCTTCCAGGTCGGTGGCAATGCCGGCCAGGCGATCGGTCCGCTGCTTGCCGCCTTCATCGTGCTGCCGCTCGGTCAGCACAGCGTCTCCTGGTTCGCCGCCATCGCCATGGTCGGCATGGTCGTGCTAAGCTGGGTCGGCAACTGGTACATCAGCCACAGGCGCCAGAATGCCAGCAAGCCGGCAATAAGCCGGACCCTGCCGCTGCCGCAGAACAGGGTCGTCTGGGCGCTGCTCATCCTCGTGCTGCTGACGGCAACGAAGAATGTCTACATGGCCAGCGTATCGAGCTACTTCACCTTCTATGTCATCGACAAGTTCGAACTCAGCGTGCAGCAGGCACAGCTGATGCTCTTCCTGTTCCTCGGTTCGGTCGCCGTCGGCACTTTCCTCGGCGGGCCGATCGGTGACCGCTTCGGTGCCCGTTTTGTCATCTGGTTCTCGATCCTCGGCGTCATTCCCTTCGCGCTCCTGCTTCCCTATGCCAACCTTTTCTGGACGGGTGTGCTCAGCGTCGTCATCGGCCTGATCTTCGCTTCGGCCTTCTCTGCAATCGTCGTCTTCGCGCAGGAACTGGTGCCCGGGCGCGTCGGGTTGATTGCCGGGGTCTTCTTCGGCTTCGCATTCGGGGCAGGGGGGCTTGGCGCAGCCCTGCTCGGCAGTTTCGCCGACACCCATGGCATCGATTTCGTCTACCGCATCTGCTCCTACCTGCCGCTGCTCGGTCTCCTCACGGTCTTCCTGCCGCGTATTCCCAAGCAGAAACCAGTCTGA
- a CDS encoding FMN reductase (PFAM: NADPH-dependent FMN reductase~KEGG: NAD(P)H-dependent FMN reductase protein) produces MSAHKLVGLAGSFNRPSKTFALVENVAGLAGEKYDFDTTIYDLTDVGPSLGQALRRDDLDSRAREVIDDIVNADVLVIGAPTYKGSYPGLFKHLIDLIDPHELRAKPIIITATGGGDRHALMVEHQLRPLFGFFMSHTLPTAVYASDRDFTDYRVSSDPLSKRISEVIGELEAFFPSRNQALIAAE; encoded by the coding sequence ATGTCTGCTCACAAACTGGTCGGCCTTGCGGGTAGCTTCAACCGCCCCTCGAAGACCTTTGCGCTTGTCGAAAACGTTGCCGGTCTCGCCGGTGAGAAATACGACTTCGACACCACCATCTACGATCTGACCGATGTCGGCCCCTCGCTTGGCCAGGCGCTGCGCCGTGACGATCTCGACAGTCGCGCCAGGGAAGTCATCGACGACATCGTCAATGCCGATGTGCTGGTCATCGGAGCGCCGACCTACAAGGGCAGCTATCCCGGTCTCTTCAAGCATCTGATCGACCTGATCGACCCGCATGAGCTGCGCGCCAAGCCAATCATCATCACTGCGACCGGCGGCGGTGACCGCCATGCGCTGATGGTCGAGCACCAGCTCCGGCCGCTCTTCGGTTTTTTCATGTCTCACACGCTGCCGACCGCCGTTTACGCGTCCGACCGCGACTTCACCGATTACCGCGTCTCATCCGATCCGCTGTCCAAGCGGATCAGCGAGGTCATCGGCGAGCTCGAGGCGTTCTTTCCCAGCCGGAATCAGGCGCTGATCGCTGCCGAGTAA
- a CDS encoding lipoprotein, YaeC family (TIGRFAM: lipoprotein, YaeC family~PFAM: NLPA lipoprotein~KEGG: ret:RHE_PB00160 amino acid ABC transporter substrate-binding protein), giving the protein MTKNKNLRAFHLSRRAALAAVAISAAAVFSFAAPAPSFAEDKSIKVGIMAGEEEDIWRVVASEAGKKGLKIETVIFNDYTQPNEALERGEVDANAFQHQPYLDNQIQQHGYHIVRVGYTGVWPIGLYTKKYKSVAEIPEGAVIGVPNDPSNEGRALRVLQSEGLIKLKDGTGILATVADVTDNPKKIEIKELDAGIVGRSIDDLDAGIVNTDWALKSGLSPAERIAQEPIADNPYRNFIAVKDDNKDAEWVKTLVSSYQNDTVKAEFDKVYKGTGLSAY; this is encoded by the coding sequence ATGACCAAGAACAAAAATCTTCGCGCCTTCCACCTTTCGCGCCGGGCGGCTCTTGCCGCCGTCGCCATTTCTGCTGCCGCAGTCTTTTCCTTTGCCGCACCCGCGCCTTCCTTTGCCGAGGACAAGTCGATCAAGGTCGGCATCATGGCCGGCGAGGAGGAGGATATTTGGCGCGTGGTCGCAAGCGAGGCGGGCAAGAAGGGTCTCAAGATCGAGACCGTCATCTTCAACGACTACACGCAGCCGAATGAAGCGCTGGAGCGCGGCGAAGTCGATGCCAACGCCTTCCAGCACCAGCCCTATCTCGACAACCAGATCCAGCAGCACGGCTATCACATCGTTCGTGTCGGTTATACCGGGGTCTGGCCAATCGGCCTTTACACCAAGAAATACAAGTCCGTCGCCGAGATCCCGGAAGGTGCCGTCATCGGCGTGCCGAACGATCCCTCGAACGAAGGCCGTGCACTGCGTGTGCTCCAGAGCGAAGGCCTGATCAAATTGAAGGACGGCACCGGTATTCTCGCGACCGTCGCCGATGTCACCGACAATCCGAAAAAGATCGAGATCAAGGAACTCGACGCCGGCATCGTCGGCCGTTCAATCGACGATCTGGATGCCGGTATCGTCAACACTGACTGGGCGCTGAAGAGCGGTCTTTCGCCGGCCGAACGCATTGCCCAGGAGCCGATCGCTGATAATCCATACCGCAACTTCATCGCCGTCAAGGACGACAACAAGGACGCCGAGTGGGTCAAGACGCTTGTGTCTTCTTATCAGAACGACACCGTCAAGGCCGAATTCGACAAGGTCTACAAGGGCACCGGTCTCAGCGCCTATTGA
- a CDS encoding ABC transporter related (PFAM: ABC transporter related~SMART: AAA ATPase~KEGG: rec:RHECIAT_PC0000160 putative ABC transporter, ATP-binding protein) — protein MNSLVSTTAIEAQSQAAASEEVVRLTDVKRRFGTTAALDGISLTVKRGEILGIIGRSGAGKSTLIRCLNGLERADSGEILIEGRDITGLSEQELQPLRRRIGMIFQHFNLLSAKTVEENVALPLKIEGLAKSERLKRAHELLELVGLADKAKAYPVSLSGGQKQRVGIARALAARPALLLSDEATSALDPETTRSILALLKDINRKLGLTILLITHEMEVVRGIADRVAVIDAGRIVEEGQVWSVFANPQAEITGSLLGGIRPQLPEHIAGRLSATAGSEAILSVDLAGPQAQGALFAELSAALPHSFRLVHGGIDHIQNQPVARFFIAVPARDPALAGKVEQFLTARSARVEVLGYDTDHA, from the coding sequence ATGAATTCCCTTGTTTCCACCACGGCGATCGAGGCGCAGTCTCAAGCGGCGGCTTCCGAAGAGGTGGTGAGACTGACCGACGTGAAGCGACGGTTCGGAACCACTGCAGCCCTCGACGGCATTTCGCTGACGGTGAAGAGAGGCGAGATCCTCGGCATCATCGGCCGCAGCGGCGCCGGCAAATCGACGCTGATCCGCTGCCTGAACGGCCTGGAGCGCGCCGATAGCGGCGAGATCCTCATCGAAGGCCGAGATATCACCGGACTTTCAGAACAGGAATTACAGCCGCTGCGGCGCCGCATCGGCATGATCTTCCAGCATTTCAATCTGCTTTCTGCGAAAACCGTCGAGGAAAACGTCGCGCTGCCTCTGAAGATCGAGGGTCTTGCAAAGAGCGAGCGCCTGAAACGGGCGCACGAGCTGCTCGAACTCGTCGGCCTTGCCGACAAGGCGAAGGCTTATCCCGTATCGCTATCCGGCGGCCAGAAACAACGCGTCGGCATTGCCCGGGCGCTGGCGGCACGCCCGGCACTGCTGTTGTCCGACGAGGCGACATCGGCGCTCGATCCGGAAACGACCCGGTCGATCCTGGCATTGCTGAAGGACATCAACCGTAAGCTCGGACTGACCATTCTGCTCATCACCCACGAGATGGAAGTGGTACGCGGCATTGCCGATCGCGTCGCGGTCATCGATGCCGGGCGGATCGTCGAGGAAGGGCAGGTCTGGTCGGTCTTTGCCAATCCGCAGGCTGAAATCACCGGGAGCCTGCTTGGCGGTATCCGCCCGCAGCTTCCTGAGCATATCGCCGGCCGGCTGTCGGCGACGGCGGGCAGCGAAGCGATCCTCAGCGTCGATCTCGCCGGGCCACAGGCGCAGGGCGCGCTATTTGCCGAACTCTCGGCAGCATTGCCGCATTCCTTCCGCCTCGTCCATGGCGGCATCGACCATATCCAGAACCAGCCGGTGGCGCGGTTCTTCATCGCCGTTCCCGCGCGCGACCCCGCGCTTGCCGGAAAAGTCGAACAATTCCTGACGGCCCGGTCCGCCCGGGTGGAGGTGCTTGGTTATGACACCGATCATGCTTGA
- a CDS encoding binding-protein-dependent transport systems inner membrane component (PFAM: binding-protein-dependent transport systems inner membrane component~KEGG: ABC transporter membrane spanning protein; K02072 D-methionine transport system permease protein) — protein MTPIMLELLIRSLWETVLMTLASGLISLVAGLPLGLALVATARGGIAENLWINRMLGSVINGFRSVPFIILLVALIPLTRLIVGTALGTWAAIVPLAIAATPYYARIAEVSLREVDRGLIDAVRAMGSNRWTIIREVLVPEALPGIVAGFTVTLVTLIGASAMAGAIGAGGLGDLAIRYGYQRFETSVMIAVVAVLIVLVCGIQWLGDRLVARLDHR, from the coding sequence ATGACACCGATCATGCTTGAACTGCTTATTCGCTCCCTTTGGGAGACGGTCCTGATGACCCTCGCCTCGGGATTGATCTCGCTCGTCGCCGGCCTGCCGCTCGGCCTTGCTCTGGTCGCGACAGCGCGCGGCGGCATCGCCGAAAATCTCTGGATCAATCGCATGCTCGGGTCAGTCATCAACGGTTTCCGCTCGGTGCCTTTCATCATCCTGCTGGTGGCGCTGATCCCGCTGACGCGGCTGATCGTCGGCACCGCGCTCGGCACCTGGGCGGCCATCGTGCCGCTCGCCATCGCCGCAACGCCCTACTACGCCCGTATCGCCGAAGTATCGCTGCGCGAGGTCGACCGCGGGCTGATCGACGCCGTGCGCGCCATGGGCAGCAACCGCTGGACGATCATCCGCGAGGTGCTGGTGCCTGAAGCGCTGCCGGGCATCGTCGCCGGTTTCACCGTCACGCTGGTAACGCTGATCGGCGCCTCGGCCATGGCGGGCGCGATCGGCGCCGGCGGCCTCGGCGATCTCGCCATCCGCTATGGCTATCAACGTTTTGAAACCAGCGTGATGATCGCGGTGGTGGCCGTCCTCATCGTGCTCGTCTGCGGAATCCAGTGGCTTGGCGACCGGCTGGTCGCCAGGTTGGACCACCGATAA